In a genomic window of Halobiforma lacisalsi AJ5:
- a CDS encoding electron transfer flavoprotein subunit beta/FixA family protein produces the protein MSWTIVVGVKQVPDADEVGIDPDTGRLDRASAPAVMNGPDREALEAAFRIRDQAGGEVIAMSMGPPNATSVLEEAVAMGCDDAVLVSDRAFGGSDTWPTSLTLARTAEALDADVVVCGEETTDSSTGQVPPGIAAHNDWAQLTYAEAVDARPDENRLVARRDVEGGHEVVAADLPVVVAAAYGEFEPRPAPLHRKIYGENDFEPTVWDAEDLEIKDEVGLEVSPTSVGGMETVDPVERKGEVVDDVDDLAESIEEVVA, from the coding sequence ATGTCATGGACGATAGTCGTCGGGGTCAAACAGGTTCCCGACGCCGACGAGGTCGGTATCGACCCCGATACGGGCCGGCTCGACCGGGCGAGCGCCCCCGCCGTCATGAACGGGCCGGACCGTGAGGCGCTCGAGGCCGCCTTCAGGATCCGCGATCAGGCCGGCGGCGAGGTGATCGCGATGAGCATGGGGCCGCCGAACGCCACGAGCGTCCTCGAGGAGGCCGTCGCGATGGGCTGTGACGACGCCGTGTTGGTCTCCGATCGGGCGTTCGGGGGCAGCGACACCTGGCCGACGAGCCTCACGCTGGCCCGGACCGCCGAGGCCCTCGATGCGGACGTCGTCGTCTGTGGCGAGGAGACGACCGACTCCTCGACGGGGCAGGTGCCGCCGGGGATCGCGGCCCACAACGACTGGGCACAACTCACCTACGCGGAGGCCGTCGACGCCCGTCCCGACGAGAACCGGCTCGTTGCCCGGCGGGACGTCGAAGGCGGCCACGAGGTCGTCGCCGCGGATCTCCCGGTCGTCGTCGCGGCCGCGTACGGCGAGTTCGAGCCCCGGCCCGCGCCGCTGCACCGCAAGATCTACGGCGAAAACGACTTCGAGCCGACGGTCTGGGACGCCGAGGATCTCGAGATCAAAGACGAGGTCGGCCTCGAGGTTTCGCCGACTTCCGTCGGCGGCATGGAGACCGTCGACCCCGTCGAACGGAAGGGCGAGGTGGTCGACGACGTCGACGACCTTGCCGAGTCGATCGAGGAGGTGGTAGCATGA
- a CDS encoding DUF6517 family protein, with the protein MTLSRRSLLAAGATGTLALTAGCLDFALGNAPLEFTAERAAPSAAALEETGYTEDDVDEQSFEETVEVGGLEREVQASIWASVYTKDREFEGQSHEASVFAAVSVPAMEQFGYSFNPLDGLSNGELLDEFLSQLETDGNQLEDLSHEETFQLPILGEGRDVDVFVGETEFQGRTVDVDVVITSFAHEGDLLVLLGSYPEPFSDESANVEVLMESIDHPV; encoded by the coding sequence ATGACTCTCTCTCGTCGATCACTACTGGCGGCGGGCGCGACCGGGACCCTCGCGCTGACCGCCGGCTGTCTGGATTTCGCACTCGGCAACGCTCCCCTCGAGTTCACGGCCGAACGCGCCGCCCCGAGTGCGGCCGCGCTCGAGGAGACCGGCTACACGGAGGACGACGTCGACGAACAGTCCTTCGAGGAGACCGTCGAGGTCGGCGGCCTCGAGCGCGAGGTCCAGGCCTCGATCTGGGCGTCGGTCTACACGAAGGACCGCGAGTTCGAGGGACAGAGCCACGAGGCGAGCGTCTTCGCCGCCGTCTCGGTCCCCGCCATGGAGCAGTTCGGCTACTCGTTCAACCCGCTCGACGGCCTCTCGAACGGAGAACTGCTCGACGAGTTCCTCTCGCAACTCGAGACCGACGGCAACCAACTCGAGGACCTCTCCCATGAGGAGACGTTCCAGTTGCCGATCCTCGGCGAGGGGCGGGACGTCGACGTGTTCGTCGGCGAGACGGAGTTCCAGGGCCGGACGGTCGACGTCGACGTCGTGATTACCTCGTTCGCTCACGAGGGCGACCTGCTCGTGTTGCTCGGCAGCTACCCCGAGCCGTTCTCCGACGAATCGGCGAACGTCGAAGTGCTGATGGAGTCGATCGACCACCCGGTCTGA
- a CDS encoding DoxX family protein, producing MTYDTQPVRTELFGRSVAFELDKPWASYWMVFLRLIVGWWFLGAGLSKIVEHGVFYDAHGWMMFAAEGTLIYPITSWFAANAVWLPNLMIPWGELAIGLGLIVGCLTRLAAANGAILMFFFYFGNADWSHGFVNGDLMGLLLFLTLIVFGAGRVFGIDAYLEGTDYVQNRKWLRYLMG from the coding sequence ATGACATACGACACACAACCCGTTCGGACTGAACTGTTCGGACGCTCGGTAGCGTTCGAACTCGACAAGCCGTGGGCCAGTTACTGGATGGTGTTCCTGCGGCTCATCGTCGGCTGGTGGTTCCTGGGAGCAGGGCTGTCCAAGATCGTCGAACACGGCGTGTTCTACGACGCCCACGGGTGGATGATGTTCGCCGCTGAGGGGACGCTCATCTATCCGATCACGTCGTGGTTCGCCGCCAACGCAGTGTGGTTGCCGAACCTGATGATCCCGTGGGGCGAGCTTGCGATCGGACTCGGCCTGATAGTGGGCTGTCTGACCAGGCTCGCCGCTGCCAACGGCGCGATCCTGATGTTCTTCTTCTACTTCGGGAACGCCGACTGGAGCCACGGCTTCGTCAACGGCGACCTGATGGGACTGCTGTTGTTCCTGACGCTGATCGTGTTCGGTGCAGGCCGCGTCTTCGGAATCGACGCGTACCTAGAGGGGACCGACTACGTACAGAATCGCAAATGGCTGCGGTACCTCATGGGGTGA
- a CDS encoding electron transfer flavoprotein subunit alpha/FixB family protein: MSDEGEGEGDGEEHENGVVDVDEYEDVWVFIEEHDGEVMSVSWELLAEARTLADELGDDLVALAIGEGLDDVAEQALERGADRVLVADDPVFEPYRADPYGEQFRAIVEERKPSIVLIGGTHTGRDFAGRVAVPAHAGLTADVTELGVDEDGLLEARRPAFGGNVLATILCEEHRPQMATIRPGVFEAADPDGEADGEIVEVDVVVEDDDCVSEVLEREVGDTADITEADRIVAVGHGIDGDLEPARQLADALDAEIAASRAAVDEGWVDGARQVGQTGKTVRPELYVAVGISGAVQHLEGMNKSETVVAINNDPNAPIFEHADYGIVADLFDACPDLAEELEGVTEPQEVVQ; the protein is encoded by the coding sequence ATGAGCGACGAAGGCGAAGGCGAAGGCGATGGCGAAGAACACGAAAACGGCGTCGTCGACGTCGATGAGTACGAGGACGTCTGGGTGTTCATCGAGGAACACGATGGCGAGGTCATGTCCGTCTCCTGGGAACTGCTCGCGGAGGCGCGGACCCTGGCCGACGAACTCGGCGACGACCTGGTCGCACTGGCGATCGGCGAGGGGTTAGACGACGTCGCCGAGCAGGCCCTCGAGCGCGGCGCGGACCGCGTGCTCGTCGCCGACGACCCGGTGTTCGAACCCTACCGGGCCGACCCGTACGGCGAGCAGTTCCGCGCGATAGTCGAGGAGCGGAAGCCGTCGATCGTCCTCATCGGCGGCACTCACACCGGTCGGGACTTCGCCGGCCGCGTCGCGGTGCCGGCCCACGCGGGCCTGACCGCCGACGTCACCGAACTCGGTGTCGACGAGGACGGCCTGCTCGAGGCGCGTCGACCCGCGTTCGGCGGGAACGTCCTCGCGACGATCCTCTGTGAGGAACACCGGCCGCAGATGGCGACGATCCGGCCCGGCGTCTTCGAGGCCGCCGATCCGGACGGGGAGGCCGACGGCGAGATCGTCGAGGTCGACGTCGTCGTCGAGGACGACGACTGCGTCAGCGAGGTGCTCGAGCGCGAGGTCGGCGACACGGCCGACATCACCGAAGCCGACCGGATCGTCGCCGTCGGGCACGGTATCGACGGCGACCTCGAGCCGGCACGCCAACTGGCCGACGCGCTGGACGCGGAGATCGCGGCGAGCCGTGCCGCGGTCGACGAGGGCTGGGTCGACGGCGCGCGACAGGTCGGCCAGACCGGCAAGACCGTCCGCCCCGAACTGTACGTCGCGGTCGGGATCAGCGGCGCGGTCCAGCACCTCGAGGGGATGAACAAGAGCGAGACGGTCGTGGCGATCAACAACGACCCGAACGCGCCGATCTTCGAACACGCCGACTACGGCATCGTGGCCGATCTCTTCGACGCCTGTCCGGACCTCGCCGAGGAACTCGAGGGCGTGACCGAGCCACAGGAGGTGGTACAATGA
- a CDS encoding helix-turn-helix domain-containing protein, with amino-acid sequence MTVESARSAARRSDTDADPGARPLRAMLEVTPGETTCPVASAAPNATAVKRSVSAGDVCHSAVTVESEGEEEAEHRYVSERIEGGCFCATLSRFDCVFDVEGVSDGSLLVSVIVEDRETIGRIVDALERDATAVRLRRLTQSPNEAETSLEIDTTKITEKQREAVELAVELGYYGRPREATLEDLADELGISKSAVSQRLNAVETTLVRSFTDS; translated from the coding sequence ATGACCGTGGAATCCGCTCGTTCCGCTGCGAGACGGTCCGACACTGACGCCGACCCCGGTGCCAGGCCGCTGCGCGCGATGCTCGAGGTGACGCCGGGAGAGACGACCTGTCCCGTCGCGTCGGCGGCCCCCAATGCGACCGCGGTCAAACGGAGCGTTTCCGCGGGCGACGTCTGTCACAGCGCGGTGACAGTCGAATCGGAGGGCGAGGAGGAAGCCGAGCACCGGTACGTCTCCGAGCGGATCGAAGGTGGCTGTTTCTGTGCGACCCTGTCTCGCTTCGACTGTGTATTCGACGTCGAGGGCGTCAGTGACGGGTCGTTACTCGTCTCCGTGATCGTCGAAGACCGCGAGACAATCGGCCGAATCGTCGACGCGCTCGAGCGCGACGCGACGGCAGTCCGGCTGCGCCGGCTCACCCAATCGCCGAACGAAGCGGAGACGAGCCTCGAGATCGATACCACGAAGATCACCGAAAAGCAACGCGAGGCCGTCGAACTCGCCGTGGAACTGGGCTACTACGGCCGCCCGCGGGAGGCGACGCTCGAGGATCTCGCCGACGAACTCGGCATCTCGAAGTCGGCGGTGTCACAGCGGCTTAACGCCGTCGAGACGACGCTCGTGCGTTCGTTCACCGATTCGTGA
- the hemG gene encoding protoporphyrinogen oxidase: MTVGVVGAGISGLTLVRSLEERGVDVAAFEARDEPGGVMRSRQVDGRVLELGPQRLRLTPGIESLVEDLELRDQLRIGDDDQPLYVYHDGSLEVVPLSVQEAITTDLLSPLGKLRILKEPFTDPQRPGETVDEFLVRKFGRQAARRYFGPLYSGLYGTDPRDMLMEYSLGRALDGAGIDGSILTWVARKVVSGRDAPPICSFDDGLGKLSERLYEEHADSIALETPVERIEEPGEGYEIVTPDGTERVDDVVLTTPAPTSAALLESVDDGLARTLRSFNYNPIGMVFVESDLERDGIGALVPSGSDVGISGSTWNASFLDRDRLFTCYVDPASDPEMPDRSDEELGAVAAAEFERLTGASATPIHVHRWDPGMPAYDRSWTAMDDLQPPEGIHFCANYVGRPGIPGRIRNAKRLAGKLAGDEGDRSRSAAVAESN, translated from the coding sequence ATGACCGTCGGCGTCGTCGGAGCCGGTATCAGCGGGCTCACGCTCGTCCGATCGCTCGAGGAACGCGGCGTGGACGTCGCAGCCTTCGAGGCGCGCGACGAACCTGGCGGCGTCATGCGGAGCCGTCAGGTCGACGGCCGGGTCCTCGAACTCGGCCCGCAGCGACTGCGACTCACGCCCGGTATCGAGTCGCTGGTCGAGGACCTCGAACTTCGCGACCAGCTCCGGATCGGGGACGACGACCAACCGCTTTACGTCTACCACGACGGTTCCCTCGAGGTCGTCCCCCTGTCGGTGCAGGAGGCGATCACGACGGACCTGCTCAGTCCCCTGGGAAAACTCCGCATCCTGAAAGAACCCTTCACCGATCCACAGCGCCCCGGCGAAACGGTCGACGAGTTCCTCGTACGGAAGTTCGGTCGACAGGCCGCCCGGCGGTACTTCGGTCCGCTGTACAGCGGTCTTTACGGAACCGACCCAAGGGACATGCTGATGGAGTACTCGCTCGGTCGGGCGCTCGACGGAGCCGGGATCGACGGGAGCATCCTCACGTGGGTCGCCCGGAAGGTCGTCTCGGGTCGGGACGCACCGCCGATATGTTCGTTCGACGATGGTCTCGGAAAACTATCCGAACGATTATATGAAGAGCATGCCGATTCGATCGCCCTCGAGACGCCTGTCGAACGGATCGAGGAACCGGGAGAAGGATACGAGATCGTCACTCCCGACGGAACCGAACGGGTCGACGACGTCGTCCTGACGACGCCGGCCCCGACGAGCGCCGCGTTGCTCGAGTCGGTCGACGACGGGCTCGCGAGGACGCTCCGGTCGTTCAACTACAACCCCATCGGGATGGTCTTCGTGGAGTCGGACCTCGAGCGCGACGGGATCGGCGCGCTCGTTCCATCGGGATCGGACGTCGGCATCAGCGGCAGCACCTGGAACGCGAGTTTCCTCGACCGCGACCGGCTGTTCACCTGCTACGTCGACCCGGCGAGCGATCCAGAGATGCCCGACCGCTCGGACGAGGAACTCGGAGCGGTCGCCGCAGCAGAGTTCGAACGGCTCACCGGCGCCTCGGCGACGCCGATCCACGTCCACCGGTGGGATCCGGGGATGCCCGCCTACGACCGCTCGTGGACGGCGATGGACGACCTCCAGCCACCCGAGGGGATTCACTTCTGTGCGAACTACGTCGGCCGGCCCGGAATTCCCGGACGGATCCGGAACGCGAAACGACTTGCCGGTAAACTCGCCGGGGACGAGGGGGACCGGAGCCGGTCGGCCGCCGTCGCCGAATCGAACTGA
- a CDS encoding ferredoxin family protein, with the protein MSVQPQTPDLDNDSMEDRLYTVKYDDPGDSHLDVKVEDVCAECETNDCVRVCPANVWREGEDGVPHIAYENCLECSSCRFACTYDNVVWTYPERGAGMTYKHG; encoded by the coding sequence ATGAGCGTCCAACCCCAGACCCCCGACCTCGACAACGACTCGATGGAGGATCGTCTCTACACCGTCAAGTACGACGACCCCGGCGACTCGCACCTCGACGTGAAAGTCGAGGACGTCTGTGCGGAGTGTGAGACCAACGACTGCGTCCGCGTCTGCCCGGCGAACGTCTGGCGCGAAGGCGAGGACGGCGTTCCCCACATCGCCTACGAGAACTGCCTCGAGTGCTCGAGCTGTCGGTTCGCCTGCACCTACGACAACGTGGTGTGGACCTACCCGGAACGCGGTGCCGGCATGACGTACAAACACGGCTGA
- a CDS encoding FAD-dependent oxidoreductase gives MSLELKSDTVADPNYDDEFDAIVVGAGLAGSAAALTMANRGLEVLMIERGSSPGAKNVFGGVLYTPTIRELTDFEDAPVERYVAERRFSMLTEGDETAFSLRPGEWHEEPHNDSYTVLRGEFDEWFAEQAVEEGATLLTSTTVTGLLREDGRIAGVETDRPDGTIRAPYVVLAEGGNSLVSEGANLKPTETRENVAVGVKEVLEFPERDGVIEDRFRLTDDAGVSYHYFGEGAVGDAFGGGFIYTNDDTISVGVAYRIEDAATHDQSPEETLNAFKSHPAVAPLVRNARTVEYSAKTIPEGGADSIPDLVHDGAAIVGDAAGLVLNNGVHLEGTNMAVESGYHAGNAIARAAENGRVGAEALQAYPAALEESFVVQNLEHYKWMMDAVEEDRDLLFEDLPRAFADAGTEYFRIDRTPKESHAKNAKRAVLDAVGGWTGAAKLALRYRKVVT, from the coding sequence ATGAGTCTAGAACTGAAAAGCGACACCGTAGCCGATCCGAACTACGACGACGAGTTCGACGCCATCGTCGTCGGGGCCGGCCTCGCCGGGAGCGCCGCCGCCCTGACGATGGCGAACCGCGGACTCGAGGTACTGATGATCGAACGCGGCTCCTCGCCGGGGGCCAAGAACGTCTTCGGCGGCGTCCTCTACACGCCGACGATCCGCGAGTTGACGGACTTCGAGGACGCGCCGGTCGAACGGTACGTCGCTGAACGGCGGTTCAGCATGCTGACCGAGGGCGACGAGACGGCGTTCTCGCTGCGACCCGGCGAGTGGCACGAGGAACCGCACAACGACTCCTATACCGTCCTCCGGGGTGAGTTCGACGAGTGGTTCGCCGAGCAGGCCGTCGAGGAGGGCGCGACCCTGCTGACCTCGACGACGGTGACGGGGCTGCTCCGCGAGGACGGCCGCATCGCCGGCGTCGAGACCGACCGTCCCGACGGCACCATCCGCGCGCCCTACGTGGTGCTCGCGGAGGGTGGCAACTCCCTGGTCAGCGAGGGTGCGAACCTCAAGCCCACGGAGACCCGCGAGAACGTCGCCGTCGGCGTCAAGGAGGTCCTCGAGTTCCCCGAACGCGACGGCGTCATCGAGGACCGGTTCCGACTGACCGACGACGCCGGCGTCTCCTACCACTACTTCGGGGAGGGGGCCGTCGGCGACGCCTTCGGCGGCGGGTTCATCTACACCAACGACGACACGATAAGCGTCGGCGTTGCCTACCGGATCGAGGACGCCGCGACCCACGACCAGTCGCCGGAGGAGACGCTGAACGCGTTCAAGTCCCATCCGGCAGTCGCGCCGCTCGTACGTAACGCACGGACCGTCGAGTACAGTGCCAAGACCATCCCCGAGGGCGGCGCCGACAGCATCCCCGACCTCGTCCACGACGGCGCGGCGATCGTCGGCGACGCCGCCGGTCTGGTGCTCAACAACGGCGTCCACCTCGAGGGGACCAACATGGCCGTCGAAAGCGGCTACCACGCCGGCAACGCCATCGCACGGGCGGCCGAGAACGGGCGCGTCGGGGCCGAGGCCCTGCAGGCCTATCCCGCGGCGCTCGAGGAGTCGTTCGTCGTACAGAACCTGGAACACTACAAGTGGATGATGGACGCGGTCGAGGAGGACCGCGACCTGCTGTTCGAGGACCTGCCGCGTGCGTTCGCCGACGCCGGAACGGAGTACTTCCGGATCGATCGCACGCCGAAGGAATCGCACGCCAAGAACGCGAAACGCGCCGTCCTGGACGCCGTCGGCGGCTGGACCGGCGCCGCGAAACTCGCCCTGCGGTACCGCAAGGTGGTGACATAA
- a CDS encoding iron-sulfur cluster assembly protein produces the protein MTRPPADQRTREQLRERLRAVEDPILDDDIVSLGLVTDLTVEGDDALVSLAFNAPLSPAEWEMCDEIRALCRGMGLTPRLYADTDRSDALPGVRNAVAVGTTVPEAAPGPAVGTLTMELERLGASVGVFDLRPEPTVESWLDGVEPPDVSDDQFVPPEARGVPVVRLGSLVPDPGTVPATDAVLEFLVPHVLERAEWGPIDYLLVVLPSSIDALPEVALNETPIQGTIAVGPVDEGLGPVRTAARELDSATPVIGTIGTADDGGPPRALEERRQVGAGPTPAYGPDCGRDRDRFHTIADVEEDLGCPYLGTLTPGAAAPEDDGGREGSTSDDRLPPSAERPLADESENRSTRAVATAVADLVGRINRRHAASRQAA, from the coding sequence ATGACACGACCTCCAGCGGATCAACGAACTCGAGAGCAGTTGCGCGAGCGCCTGCGGGCGGTCGAGGACCCCATCCTCGACGACGACATCGTCTCGCTGGGCCTCGTCACCGACCTGACCGTCGAGGGCGACGACGCGCTCGTCTCGCTTGCCTTCAACGCGCCGCTGTCGCCCGCCGAGTGGGAGATGTGCGACGAGATCCGGGCGCTGTGCCGAGGGATGGGACTTACACCCCGGCTGTACGCCGACACCGACCGGAGCGATGCCCTCCCCGGGGTCCGGAACGCGGTCGCGGTCGGCACGACGGTCCCCGAGGCCGCTCCAGGGCCGGCGGTCGGGACGCTGACAATGGAACTGGAACGGCTCGGGGCCAGCGTCGGCGTCTTCGACCTGCGTCCCGAACCGACCGTCGAGAGCTGGCTCGACGGCGTCGAACCCCCCGACGTCTCCGACGACCAGTTCGTCCCGCCCGAGGCCCGCGGGGTGCCGGTGGTGAGACTCGGATCGCTGGTCCCCGACCCGGGCACGGTGCCCGCGACCGACGCTGTCCTGGAGTTTCTCGTGCCACACGTGCTCGAGCGCGCGGAGTGGGGGCCGATCGATTATCTGCTCGTCGTGCTGCCGTCGTCGATCGATGCCCTACCCGAGGTCGCACTGAACGAGACGCCGATCCAGGGAACGATCGCCGTCGGGCCCGTCGACGAGGGCCTCGGGCCGGTTCGGACGGCGGCCCGGGAACTCGACTCGGCGACTCCGGTGATCGGCACGATCGGGACCGCCGACGACGGCGGTCCGCCGCGCGCCCTCGAGGAACGGAGACAGGTCGGTGCCGGTCCCACCCCGGCGTACGGACCGGACTGCGGCCGGGACCGTGACCGGTTCCACACCATCGCCGACGTCGAGGAAGATCTCGGCTGCCCGTACCTCGGCACGCTCACGCCCGGGGCGGCCGCTCCGGAAGACGACGGGGGCCGCGAGGGATCGACGTCGGACGATCGACTGCCCCCATCGGCGGAGCGCCCCCTGGCGGACGAGTCCGAGAACCGGTCCACTCGAGCGGTGGCGACCGCCGTGGCGGATCTCGTCGGCCGGATCAACCGCCGCCACGCCGCGAGCCGCCAGGCGGCGTGA
- a CDS encoding helix-turn-helix domain-containing protein: MALQEPDRESESASAPDPSSYVRAQFRIEPHPDAYCSVLDAGEREAEIDQDLLCRDGDCGDGCECRSEVSDPSNGGSQYIRTAVTDRCICPVFRRHDCITSIEGIERGSLRVSLTTPDRTELERIVDDLRETGATVQLERITSSGPDVDGRTAPDPDADGLTEKQREAVVVAVESGYYETPRRADLADLADELGVSRSAVSQRLNAVESKLVNSLVRG; encoded by the coding sequence ATGGCGCTACAGGAACCCGATCGTGAGTCCGAGTCGGCTTCCGCCCCGGATCCCTCGAGCTACGTTCGCGCCCAGTTCCGGATCGAGCCACATCCGGACGCGTACTGTTCCGTCCTGGACGCCGGCGAGCGCGAAGCCGAGATCGACCAGGACCTTCTCTGTCGAGACGGTGACTGTGGCGACGGCTGCGAGTGCCGATCCGAGGTGAGCGACCCGAGCAACGGCGGATCGCAGTACATCCGAACGGCGGTCACGGATCGCTGTATCTGTCCCGTCTTCCGGCGTCACGACTGTATCACGTCGATCGAGGGTATCGAGCGCGGCTCGCTACGGGTCTCGCTGACGACGCCGGACCGAACCGAACTCGAGCGGATCGTCGACGATCTCCGGGAAACCGGGGCGACTGTCCAACTCGAGCGGATCACGAGTTCCGGGCCGGACGTCGACGGCCGGACCGCCCCCGATCCCGACGCCGACGGGCTAACGGAAAAACAGCGCGAGGCGGTCGTCGTCGCCGTCGAGTCGGGGTATTACGAGACGCCCCGTCGGGCGGACCTCGCCGACCTCGCGGACGAACTCGGCGTCTCTCGGTCCGCGGTCTCCCAGCGGCTCAACGCGGTCGAGTCGAAGCTCGTCAACTCCCTCGTTCGGGGCTGA